In Rosa chinensis cultivar Old Blush chromosome 1, RchiOBHm-V2, whole genome shotgun sequence, a genomic segment contains:
- the LOC112182409 gene encoding DNA repair protein REV1 isoform X1, with protein sequence MVCFGVMAAMFVRDAKALCPHLVILPYDFAAYEEVANQFYDILHKHCRKVQAVSCDEAFLDVTFLEGVDMDMLASIIIQEIFETTGCIASAGIARNMLMPCLTTRTAKPDGRCNIPPKRGHDYLYELPIKTLLGIGHVLEEKLKKRNVLTCGQLRMIPKPCNVVCSSYFYAGGCVWLARLSLAILCSTFGHSGPRNQT encoded by the exons GAGTGATGGCTGCGATGTTTGTTAGAGATGCTAAGGCTCTTTGTCCACACCTTGTCATTCTTCCTTATGATTTTGCAGCGTATGAGGAG GTAGCTAATCAGTTCTATGACATTCTACATAAGCACTGTAGAAAAGTACAA GCAGTAAGCTGTGACGAAGCATTTTTAGATGTCACATTCTTGGAAGGGGTAGATATGGATATGTTAGCCTCAATTATAATACAAGAGATCTTTGAGACTACTGGATGCATTGCAAGTGCTGGCATAGCTAGAAATATGCTCATGCCTTGCCTTACAACAAGAACTGCTAAACCAGATGGTCGATGCAACATTCCTCCCAAAAGG GGGCATGATTATTTATATGAACTTCCCATCAAGACGCTTCTAGGAATAGGACACGTTTTAGAGGAGAAGTTGAAGAAGCGAAATGTTTTGACGTGTGGACAATTGCGCATGATTCCTAAG CCTTGCAATGTGGTTTGTAGTAGCTATTTTTATGCTGGTGGATGTGTATG GTTGGCACGTTTATCTTTGGCTATCCTATGTTCCACTTTTG gtCATTCTGGTCCTAGGAACCAAACTTGA
- the LOC112182409 gene encoding DNA repair protein REV1 isoform X3: MAAMFVRDAKALCPHLVILPYDFAAYEEVANQFYDILHKHCRKVQAVSCDEAFLDVTFLEGVDMDMLASIIIQEIFETTGCIASAGIARNMLMPCLTTRTAKPDGRCNIPPKRGHDYLYELPIKTLLGIGHVLEEKLKKRNVLTCGQLRMIPKPCNVVCSSYFYAGGCVWLARLSLAILCSTFGHSGPRNQT; this comes from the exons ATGGCTGCGATGTTTGTTAGAGATGCTAAGGCTCTTTGTCCACACCTTGTCATTCTTCCTTATGATTTTGCAGCGTATGAGGAG GTAGCTAATCAGTTCTATGACATTCTACATAAGCACTGTAGAAAAGTACAA GCAGTAAGCTGTGACGAAGCATTTTTAGATGTCACATTCTTGGAAGGGGTAGATATGGATATGTTAGCCTCAATTATAATACAAGAGATCTTTGAGACTACTGGATGCATTGCAAGTGCTGGCATAGCTAGAAATATGCTCATGCCTTGCCTTACAACAAGAACTGCTAAACCAGATGGTCGATGCAACATTCCTCCCAAAAGG GGGCATGATTATTTATATGAACTTCCCATCAAGACGCTTCTAGGAATAGGACACGTTTTAGAGGAGAAGTTGAAGAAGCGAAATGTTTTGACGTGTGGACAATTGCGCATGATTCCTAAG CCTTGCAATGTGGTTTGTAGTAGCTATTTTTATGCTGGTGGATGTGTATG GTTGGCACGTTTATCTTTGGCTATCCTATGTTCCACTTTTG gtCATTCTGGTCCTAGGAACCAAACTTGA
- the LOC112182409 gene encoding DNA repair protein REV1 isoform X4: MVCFGVMAAMFVRDAKALCPHLVILPYDFAAYEEVANQFYDILHKHCRKVQAVSCDEAFLDVTFLEGVDMDMLASIIIQEIFETTGCIASAGIARNMLMPCLTTRTAKPDGRCNIPPKRPCNVVCSSYFYAGGCVWLARLSLAILCSTFGHSGPRNQT; encoded by the exons GAGTGATGGCTGCGATGTTTGTTAGAGATGCTAAGGCTCTTTGTCCACACCTTGTCATTCTTCCTTATGATTTTGCAGCGTATGAGGAG GTAGCTAATCAGTTCTATGACATTCTACATAAGCACTGTAGAAAAGTACAA GCAGTAAGCTGTGACGAAGCATTTTTAGATGTCACATTCTTGGAAGGGGTAGATATGGATATGTTAGCCTCAATTATAATACAAGAGATCTTTGAGACTACTGGATGCATTGCAAGTGCTGGCATAGCTAGAAATATGCTCATGCCTTGCCTTACAACAAGAACTGCTAAACCAGATGGTCGATGCAACATTCCTCCCAAAAGG CCTTGCAATGTGGTTTGTAGTAGCTATTTTTATGCTGGTGGATGTGTATG GTTGGCACGTTTATCTTTGGCTATCCTATGTTCCACTTTTG gtCATTCTGGTCCTAGGAACCAAACTTGA
- the LOC112182409 gene encoding DNA repair protein REV1 isoform X2, with protein MVCFGVMAAMFVRDAKALCPHLVILPYDFAAYEEVANQFYDILHKHCRKVQAVSCDEAFLDVTFLEGVDMDMLASIIIQEIFETTGCIASAGIARNMLMPCLTTRTAKPDGRCNIPPKRGHDYLYELPIKTLLGIGHVLEEKLKKRNVLTCGQLRMIPKPCNVVCSSYFYAGGCVWLARLSLAILCSTFECI; from the exons GAGTGATGGCTGCGATGTTTGTTAGAGATGCTAAGGCTCTTTGTCCACACCTTGTCATTCTTCCTTATGATTTTGCAGCGTATGAGGAG GTAGCTAATCAGTTCTATGACATTCTACATAAGCACTGTAGAAAAGTACAA GCAGTAAGCTGTGACGAAGCATTTTTAGATGTCACATTCTTGGAAGGGGTAGATATGGATATGTTAGCCTCAATTATAATACAAGAGATCTTTGAGACTACTGGATGCATTGCAAGTGCTGGCATAGCTAGAAATATGCTCATGCCTTGCCTTACAACAAGAACTGCTAAACCAGATGGTCGATGCAACATTCCTCCCAAAAGG GGGCATGATTATTTATATGAACTTCCCATCAAGACGCTTCTAGGAATAGGACACGTTTTAGAGGAGAAGTTGAAGAAGCGAAATGTTTTGACGTGTGGACAATTGCGCATGATTCCTAAG CCTTGCAATGTGGTTTGTAGTAGCTATTTTTATGCTGGTGGATGTGTATG GTTGGCACGTTTATCTTTGGCTATCCTATGTTCCACTTTTG AATGCATTTGA
- the LOC112182409 gene encoding DNA repair protein REV1 isoform X5 gives MVCFGVMAAMFVRDAKALCPHLVILPYDFAAYEEVANQFYDILHKHCRKVQAVSCDEAFLDVTFLEGVDMDMLASIIIQEIFETTGCIASAGIARNMLMPCLTTRTAKPDGRCNIPPKRPCNVVCSSYFYAGGCVWLARLSLAILCSTFECI, from the exons GAGTGATGGCTGCGATGTTTGTTAGAGATGCTAAGGCTCTTTGTCCACACCTTGTCATTCTTCCTTATGATTTTGCAGCGTATGAGGAG GTAGCTAATCAGTTCTATGACATTCTACATAAGCACTGTAGAAAAGTACAA GCAGTAAGCTGTGACGAAGCATTTTTAGATGTCACATTCTTGGAAGGGGTAGATATGGATATGTTAGCCTCAATTATAATACAAGAGATCTTTGAGACTACTGGATGCATTGCAAGTGCTGGCATAGCTAGAAATATGCTCATGCCTTGCCTTACAACAAGAACTGCTAAACCAGATGGTCGATGCAACATTCCTCCCAAAAGG CCTTGCAATGTGGTTTGTAGTAGCTATTTTTATGCTGGTGGATGTGTATG GTTGGCACGTTTATCTTTGGCTATCCTATGTTCCACTTTTG AATGCATTTGA